In the Hevea brasiliensis isolate MT/VB/25A 57/8 chromosome 8, ASM3005281v1, whole genome shotgun sequence genome, gttgtgggcttcgtgtaggtatcctcaattcgcggaaattcggcgattggccaagATGCAGTAAATTTGGGCGATggaccgttctggaaaagtctccgaattggactgaggttttggctaccccccattgtcagacgtcccgagcgcgtccctgaagtcggaatcggcaaaggtaaacacgaaccttgctttttcgtaattttctagtgcttaaataggattaaaaatccataaaatattcgtggtagctcagaaaattatgattctttttgcaatagcctagtaatattgctaaggaccgcggggcaaagttttagaatttttagagcttgtttgggtagtttttgcaaaaatgatcaattataaggactaaattgaaattttacatattgtgatggatgactgatttgatgggcccaggaggggctgtgtgatgtgattggattgtggatatatggattgtgaatatagaagtgtgttttgagcccttttgcaggttgggtaggtcctaggtataggggagactctgccggattttcggcacgacttaggatgtatttggtcttttcttgattgtatcgagtcatttatattaaaaattgtaatgtaattatcaggtgagcctggacagccttcttcctccgcccagccgccacagtgaccgttgtcaagtctgtgagtaaaatattaattttaattataatttcactattattatatgttcaagtatgcccatgcatcacttatatgcatatatttatgtagttaaactctaggcacgatttatgttgcattgataactgttaaagtgccatggatattgttgtggtaatttggagcagtgtgcgtgcgttggcgtgcgtgtgatgtggtgtggactatggataggacgggtagtcacggcttgagttcttcgctgggactcgatccttcgaggggtagtcacggcttgagttcttcgctgggaccctcgatttggtttattaagcgaaagtccggcttgagttcttcgctggcaccaggttggatttaagatagctgtataggggatcagctcccatatattatgattgatactacagggtgtgtgagtgctccaaattacctttttgatgttatgatgtgaaaatgttgttgatgttgcatttcactctagagggtgcattagttttagatagttatagagattatggttaaaattgatattttactctctgagtcgaacgctcactcctgttcaatattttttcaggccacagaaggatatttttgagattaacctgctttcttcctcgcaggtcgattattaatgtttatataaacttgttaaatcttagaatttccgcatgtgttataaatgtttatttgatttgggtttgtaaattaaattattattttggacctgtaaacttatattctatgcatgttgatggattggatgagggagctgagctcccatttatttttatgttgatgagtatgtggagggtgagctgagctccccaattgagtatttactgtgtttacaggtcgggtgagtcataaactccccgttggtaggttcattttatggccggactttgtccagttaatttcttgatattgggcccaaatgggctttagagttggattaatgaatagttaggcttactacgggcctcgggggctttaggctggcctaggtcctagtgccggtccggcccataggttgggtcgtgacaaatataACTTATAGTATAACTTATTATTAAAAATCAATATATCTTATCTTATAACAAATATATTATATGTAATAACTTATAGTATACAATATGTCTAAATTTGTATATTTCCCATAGCATTAATTTTTAGAGTTCAAAAACTGCTAGCATCTTAATTTGACATTGAAAAATATTGTTTGGTGAGTAGATATTAAATGAAGAGATTTTATAGTCAAGTGGCTTATAAATGAGCTAAATGGCTCATATATTAAAAGGATAAAATGATaatgaatttcaatttaattactaATATGTCATTTTGAGCTAGCTCAATTTGAGCTAGTTCAATTTGAGCTGTGTaacatttttgtatgcaataaaaCGCCAGGAGGCCTAGATTTCCGGCGGTGAGGACAGCGAAAGACCACCGGCAAACATGATCAGCATATTTCTCGGCTCAAATCTTTTAGCTTTGCCACAAGACTTTAGCTTTGCACCAAATTCAACGTGACAGCTTGTTTTGTATAACCTCAACGTTTATTCAACTAAATAAACTCTCGAAAATaactatatttaaatttaaatctatttaattttttcaaagttcgaataaattttaaatttaattaaaatttatgctttatttataaatatatcttaaattttattattattattaaaaaaatatttaaatatgtttattttatatattttaattaataatttatataaaaatatatttttattaataatttacatttttaaatttaataattttataaaatatttaaattttatttacttaaaatataatatatgaaattgtaaatattattataaaaatatatatttttatatttaattaattatttatataaataattttaaataataaacatataaaatataaaatttaagtcaatctgaatattataatttaaattctttattatattatataaatttattttattaaaatttgatggcATCTGGTATCCTAAGGTAAAATGAGGTGTTAGAATCACAAACGCTATGTTTGAAAAAATTTtgagagagaaagaaaaaaaaaatgacactaaaaataaaaaataaatatataatttcttaagtataaatttaattttttcctttattttttattttttttctaatttaaaagaataataaaaaaaataaaacttatttTTCCTCCCCTTATTTTTTCCCTTTTATCTACATAAAAaaagatatttttaaaattattttttcctaattatttttcttccttcctttttcGCCTATCGCAACACGGTGTAAATGGTACTATCAAGAACCAACTAAccattatcaattttttttaatcccAATTTTAGTGGTAACACGTTTCTGATTAGCTCAGGCTCAACCCCTTGGTAAGAGAGAGACTCCAATTTATTACCTACACTTTGCCTTCAATTCATTCACCGATTTCCTGAGAGACTCTACATAAATACATGTGTTCTTTTTTTCCCTTTACTTTCTCTCTCTGAAATTATTATCGCTGGCCTCCTGCCTGCGTACATACAAATTCCAGATAGATAGATGTATGGCCTTCTTGGATCTTGGGTTTCCGGGAATGGTTTCTTTCTTAGCTGGAAACATGGAAATTTCCTAATTTCGTCCTTTATTAGATCAACCCATTGTGGGAAATCCATCTTTTGACAGATACAGCACAAGTTCTACAACGTTCTACCGTGTGGTTCTTccggttcttcttcttcttcttctaccaCGTCAAGGCTTCAAAAACAGCTTAAAAGTAGCTTTGAGCAGCCCAAGGACTCCAGAGCGCACCCCTACGTATcccagagaaaggaaaaataaggaATCAAATATACAAAATAGTAATTTAATAGTAAGTTACTTTTTGTCAATAATGTAATGCCTGCAGTTTTGAGAATATAGAAATCAttgagagaagaaaagaaagattattattattattattattattattattattattagtctgCAGGTTCTGAGATGAGTTCACGTGATGGCTACGGTGTAATGTCTGTGAGTTTTGCAAGCAAGAGGTTGGTGCTTCTTCTTTTCGTCCTGTTGATTCAACTTGGAACTTCACCACTCACCAATGGAGCTTCTCCTCGTGCTTAAATGCTCTCCTGCTTTTAGGGTTTTCGTTTCTATACCCGAGTGAGTGGGTAACCCGCCATTGCTATATTCTATTATCTACTTCTTCAGCTGCTCTGCTCTGTTGAGAAGCTCTGAGGAAGTGAGGATGGCTGAAATAGGCTCCCTTTTAAGAGTTTATTGCTATGGTAGATCTGAAGATTTTGGGTTCTTTTATTTTGGTTTTTGAAAATGATTTCTTGGATTAAAAGCGCCAAAACACGagtgcaatgcaaaaagggtATGCTAAAAAGTGCAAGATTCCTTGTTTCTGGAGTTTTAGCAATGTCTCCCTTCATGGAAactaaatcaaaatcaactttaaTGATATCAATCAAGGGCTTCGCTTAGGACTATTTCAATTCTATACCCAGAGGAGGCTTCATATTGATCTCCAAGATGATGGAACCTCCATTTTCAAGGTACCGTGTTATCTACTTGTTCTTTTTGTTTgtcatttctcatttttttctGGTTACGTCAGACGATGCCCAGGTGCTTTTAACCCTCAAGTCATCAATTGATCCTTTGAACTCGCTGCCATGGCCACAAGGAAGCGATGCCTGCAAATGGCAAGGGATCAAAGAGTGCATGAATGGAAGGGTGACTAAGCTTGTTCTGGAGTATATGAACCTGAGTGGTACTCTAGATGGCAAAACCCTTAATCAATTGGATCAACTTCGGGTTCTAAGTTTCAAAGGGAACTCAATTTCAGGCCAAATCCCCAATCTGTCAGGACTTGTCAACCTCAAATCTCTTTTTCTCAACAGCAACAATTTGTCCGGCGATTTCCCAGATTCAATTACCAACTTACACCGGTTGAAAGTCATAGTTTTAGCCGGAAATCAAATCTCAGGTCCAATCCCAGCGTCGCTTCTCAAACTAACCCGATTATATGTTCTTTACTTACAAGACAACAGCTTGGTTGGAGCAATCCCTCCTTTGAACCAAACCAGTCTCAGGGTCCTCAATGTGTCTAACAATCAACTCTCCGGTCAGATTCCAGTGACCTCTGCCTTGATTCGGTTCAATGCTTCCTCGTTTTCCGGTAACATTGATCTCTGCGGCGAACAGATTCAAAACCCATGTAAGAATTATGAGTCTGGGCCATCAGCCAGTCCTGTTTCTCCGACGGTGCCAAGTTCAAAGCCATCCTCAGAGCGCAGTAAATTGATCAAGATTACTGCCGGCGTAGGTGGGTTTTTGGtactttgtctaatttgtttaCTTTTAGTGTGTTTGGTGTGCCAGAATCGCCGCAGAAAAGAGGGCTCAGTCGTCGGAGAGGGAAGAAGCAAAACCAAAGGGGTTGTTGGCGGTGGTGACAATAGCGGTGTCAGCGGCGGAAATGGAGGTGGCGGAAGTGGCATGGGCGGTAATAACGGTGGAACCCAAGGGGGATTTTCATGGGAAGGAGAAGGGTTAGGGACTTTGATATTCTTGGGTGCAGGAGATCAGCAGATGAGTTATAGTTTAGAAGATTTGTTAAAGGCCTCAGCTGAGACACTGGGAAGAGGTACTATAGGAAGCACATATAAAGCTGTGATGGAGTCTGGGTTCATTGTGACCGTTAAACGGTTAAAAGATTCGAGATATCCCAGGGTAGAGGAGTTTCGGAGACACATGGACCTGCTTGGTAGGTTAAGACATCCGAACTTGGTCCCACTCAGGGCTTATTTCCAGGCTAAGGAGGAACGCTTGCTTGTATATGATTATTTCCCCAACGGCAGTCTCTTCTCTCTCCTCCACGGTAATGTCGTTCTCCGCCTCCTATTTTTTACTTTGATTTGAATTTGATGGAATATTTTACTTGTGCGTAATTatgttctttttgttttcttaagAAAGTTTGTTTTTAtttgcataataataataataataataataataatactttaatttaatatatagaaTGAGGGCTATTTTaatattaaagttatttttaaaattattaaatttcaagaCCATTATATATACAAAATATTTGAATGTTATTAAACAAGAAATTTAATAATGGATAAGTATGAGACATGAAACAAAGAGTAATTGTGTGGTTGAAATTTTGAGGGAAACATCACTTGAGCATTTAAAAAGCGAGATATACATGTAAATTTAACTACTTCCACttgcttaaaaatttaatttaattaaaatttaaaatatttttttataggaATTGTAGGAGAGTTTTTAGGAAGTTAACTATTATAGATAGCTCATGTAATATTTAATAACTAATTTTAAGTTCGgccaaaattattattattattattttacttttaattgTTTCTCATttaatacataaattttataataatgtaACTATTAAATCTTTAAATTTATAAACGTATGAAAATTAAActcttaaattttataaaaatataataaaaaaatataaaactcaCGTCTGTGTTTTCAGTAACTATGTGCATTAACtaattataagaattaaatagTTATACTTTAGATATTAAATAAGATACAACTAAATGTGAGTGCTATGTAGGCCTAGCACCAGGCCGGTTCTAGTTTGAATCGGCTCAAAACTGCCGAGAATTGTGAATCCCTAAGATTTTGGTTTGGAAAAAAATTTAGGTTCGATCTAATTCAAATCAAAatgattcaattttttttttaacttcaaattaaaaaaatgatttaacttgaaaacattcagtttaattttaatttaatttcagttTGATTCAACTAGAATCGGAATTATAGACGAATTAGGTTAATTTCAGTTTGATTTTAATTCTGAACTTACTTTTGACTGAGTCTAATGCTAAGTGACTTTCatataaaaataatgaaataaaagataatttcagcctataaattttaaattattaattttctaaaattggCTACGGGTGTATGTGGGTCGTGGGGCCAGCTGCTTAgcatgaagaaaagaaaaggagcgGATAATCTGATGCGTAGGGTAGAGGGGCACATGGGTTCTTGTACTTAGTCGCCAAAAAAGGGCACAATATAATGATTTAGGTAAATGGGaacaatataatattattatgtcaattcaaaaaatatataatattattgtgTGGTTATGGTTTATTACGTATAGATGTTGTGTTACTTTATTTATTAGGGCGTAATTTATAGTTATTTTATTTCGCAAAATTACAAATATAAATCCGTTTTTATCAAAACTCAATCTTGAAAGGGCATGGCTTTTTTTCAAGTGTTTAGTGTGCTGTTAGTGTTGTCACACTTAACATGTGTCAGGCCACCACATCATTCATAAATTGTTTCGTTGACCCGCCACTGAAAGACTCGTGCCAGGGACTAGGGACTCGATTGGTAAGGAGAAAGGGAGGCAAAATGCCTATAAGTCAATAATTATATCAATTTTTAAAGTGTTTTATAATTtagataatttatttaaatttaaaaaaagttaaataaattttaaaatttttttaaagttattttactATTTTAGAGAGAAATAAATCTTTTGACAATTTGAAATAGATAAAGAAAAATTGAATCATAATTTGCTTTTATATAGTTTAGCAATGGCCGTGTACAAAGATTTTTTTAGTGCATGAAATGCTCATCATTAATCCTGTATTTCTGATTTGCAACATTTCAATAAGTATTTACTGCATTTTGAGTAGTTAATAAGTTATTTTTTTTGGAATGATTTAAGAAAATTCATTATGGGTTAATTATATTCATCATCGTTTTTATAGAGAAACTTCTTGAACTATTCAGTAATGAATAACTTATCAATTTGCTTCAGGATGCAGCAGATATCTACTGAGATATTGCAAATCAAATATGTATAATTGCTAATGAGGACCCGTACACTAAGATATTTTTGTGCACGGCCTTGAATAGATTTATATTAGagacaaattataattaaatatttttttgtctatttttaaatgttaaatggcttatttgatttatttttaaaaatataaaagacttaTTTGATCTTTCTTAAAAGTTGAAGGATTAATTGGACCTCGAAATATATGTGACTATTTGAAATAACTTTAAAAGTCTAATAGGCCTTTTGCCTACAGGAAAACAAAATGATAGGAACATGTAATCAATTTCTTGGCTGAGTTAAtagtttttctttttattttttttttatcaggagTCATGAATATAAACGTTGATAAGttattagttttattttcatAGTACATTTTTGTCTTTTCATCGATTATTGTGGattaaatcattaattaatgGACTAAAAAATAGCCAGTGAAtgactaaaatattaataatggtAAATATCAATTACAAAAATACTCATAATATTAAAATCTtggaaaaaatattaatttattctaAAAGATATTACagtattttttttacttttagttAACggtaaaatttaagaaaaatagaACTAGAGAGATGAAAGTGTAtgttttatattaaatatgaaatttattcaatagaaagttagaactttggagaagtactctagagtcaaagggttttaaattaagtagaacaaagacagaatacatgcattgcaagttcagtgaaggccaaactggtgatagggaagaagttagtttgaatggagtggtattgtcccaaagtaatcactttaaatatctaggctcagtccttcaagtagatgggggatgtggggaggatgttagtcataggattaaagctggatggttgaagtggagacgtgccacgagagttttatctgatcgtaagattcccaataagttgaaaggaaaattttaccgtatagtcatacgaccggctatgttatatggtagtgagtgttgggcactaaaagagtcgtatgcgtctaagatgagagttgcagagatgagaatgttaaggtggatgagtggtcatattagactagataaagtccgtaatgagagtattagagaaaaggtaggagtggtgccaattgaagataagttgagagaagggagattgaggtggtttggtcatatgaagcatagacatacagaggctccagttagacaagtagaacacattaggttagaagatagaaagaaaaaaatgggtagacctaaattgacttggaggagagtagtagaaCAGGACTtataagcattacacatttctgaggatttaacccaaaatcgtttagagtggagaaagcgaatccatatagccaaccccaaatttttgggataaaagcttagttgagctgagttgagttgtatggaatttatttctaatgaaatgaattttgtatttggtatgaataaagaattcaattcaaaatattattttttcaaaaatacCCTTATATTTCTATTATTGCATTCAAGTATGTGTATGTGCTTGTCTGTCTATGTCTGTGTTTGTATTTGATTGAGTTTGTATTTTTGTTTGTGTTTATCTGTGTACATTTGTATATGTTTATATATATCTATTTTGTATTTGTGCTTGTCTATTTACATTTATATATGTCTGtgtttatctttatttgtatctatgtctttatttatatttatctGTATCtgtctatttatatttatatttttgtttgtATTTATTTTTGTTTGTCTGCATGTCTATGTATATGTCTATCTATATCTGTGTTTGTATTTGTGTTTGTCTATTTGTCCATGTCTgtgtctatttatatttttatttgtatccatatttatctctttctatgtctatctgtttatatttatatttgtgtCCATCTAtttatatttgtatttttttGTCTATTTGTTTTTATTTATGTTCATTTTTGTGTATGTGTTCATATCTATTTACATCTATCTTTCTGCCATGTCTATGTTTGTGTTTGTCTATCTTTGTTTTGTCCGTGTATGTGCCTGTTTTTGCTTATTTGTGTCTATATCTATATCTGTCTGTCTAtgaatgtatgtatgtatgttcgTGTTTGTGTCTATTTTTGTTTGACTTTGTTTGTCTCTGTGCCTTTGTATTTGTTTGTGTTTGTATTTGTATTTTTATCTGTGTCTATATCTATGTCAATTTATGTTATTGTCTATCTCCGTGTCCATATCTATGCCTATTAGTATGTTTTTGTGTGTCTGTCATATAGAAAGTATGAGAAAACATAAATGACAAGAAGGTAAAATAGAATGATATATAATAAGGGAGAGCAATTTTGTCACTTAAAATATAGGGCAAAGTACACTTTAGAACTGTGTACTTTGG is a window encoding:
- the LOC110672465 gene encoding inactive leucine-rich repeat receptor-like serine/threonine-protein kinase At1g60630, which produces MMEPPFSRYRVIYLFFLFVISHFFLVTSDDAQVLLTLKSSIDPLNSLPWPQGSDACKWQGIKECMNGRVTKLVLEYMNLSGTLDGKTLNQLDQLRVLSFKGNSISGQIPNLSGLVNLKSLFLNSNNLSGDFPDSITNLHRLKVIVLAGNQISGPIPASLLKLTRLYVLYLQDNSLVGAIPPLNQTSLRVLNVSNNQLSGQIPVTSALIRFNASSFSGNIDLCGEQIQNPCKNYESGPSASPVSPTVPSSKPSSERSKLIKITAGVGGFLVLCLICLLLVCLVCQNRRRKEGSVVGEGRSKTKGVVGGGDNSGVSGGNGGGGSGMGGNNGGTQGGFSWEGEGLGTLIFLGAGDQQMSYSLEDLLKASAETLGRGTIGSTYKAVMESGFIVTVKRLKDSRYPRVEEFRRHMDLLGRLRHPNLVPLRAYFQAKEERLLVYDYFPNGSLFSLLHGTRTSGGGKPLHWTSCLKIAEDLATGLLYIHQNLGLTHGNLKSSNVLLGPEFESCLTDYGLTVFRDPDMLEEPSATSLFYRAPENREMQKPSTQQADVYSFGVLLLELLTGKTPFQDVVQEHGSDIPRWVRSVREEETESGDEPASGNEAGEEKLRTLVNVAMACVSYAPENRPSMRDVLKMIRDSRAEAHVSSNSSDHSPGRWSDTVQSLPREEHLSI